A window of Citrus sinensis cultivar Valencia sweet orange chromosome 7, DVS_A1.0, whole genome shotgun sequence contains these coding sequences:
- the LOC127898800 gene encoding receptor like protein 21-like: METTLIKFSMSLILIIVLMQMHGYKCCLQKERIGLLALKSFFISISDTEYAEEILTSWVDDDGMSSDCSNDWDGVKCNATTRRVMHLLLNDTAKFNFSYNSLFGVSLMNFSLFHPFEELQSLDLSLNAFEGFYENRAYDSNGSLKQLKILNLEANHFNDSILPYLNTLISLTTLILRENNIEGSRTIEGLANLTNLKTLDLRDCGITTIQGICDLKNLLELNLGANNFEGILPLLPNAKHDMLRLLDISSNNFTGKLPQNMGIFLQKLESLDMSENTFEGDIPHSMGEMQELHILDLSRNNFSGELPRPIVSGCLPLDMLDLSSNNFYGKIFPNYLNLTYLGSLYLNNNHFSGKMKDGLLSSTSLEGLDISNNMLSGNIPHWIGNISTLWVLLMSKNRLEGNFPVQLNNLESLELVDISENSLPGSMIASLNLSSVKHLYLRKNALRGLIPNALFRSSALMTLDLRDNKFFGRIPHQINELSNLHVLLLRGNYLQGRIPNQLCQIKKLGIIDLSQNRLNGSIPSCLGNVSIWRERIDDFSYEYELLEGYKVYLSLNPTIVTYYNSTLDLQPPVEKHSAIDRQLEAEFATKNRYEFFIGSNLNYMTGLDLSSNELSGEIPWELGQLQNIHALNLSNNLLLGSIPKSFSNLKMIESLDLSHN; this comes from the exons ATGGAAACTACCTTGATTAAGTTTTCAATGTCACtgattttgattattgttTTGATGCAAATGCATGGATACAAATGTTGCTTGCAAAAAGAGAGGATTGGTCTGTTGGCACTTAAGAGCTTCTTTATATCGATCAGTGATACGGAATATGCAGAAGAAATTCTTACTTCATGGGTTGATGATGATGGAATGTCGTCTGATTGTTCTAATGATTGGGATGGAGTTAAGTGCAACGCCACCACAAGACGGGTGATGCATCTCTTGCTTAATGATACAGCCAAATTCAACTTCTCTTATAACTCTCTTTTTGGAGTTTCACTTATGAATTTCTCACTGTTTCATCCTTTTGAAGAATTGCAAAGCCTCGACTTATCTCTCAATGCGTTTGAAGGTTTCTATGAGAATAGAG CTTACGACAGCAATGGGAGCTTGAAGCAGCTGAAGATCTTAAATCTTGAAGCTAATCACTTCAATGACAGCATATTACCATATTTGAATACACTGATATCACTTACCACTTTGATTCTGCGGGAAAATAACATTGAAGGTTCCAGAACCATAGAAG GATTGGCAAATCtgacaaacttgaaaacaTTGGATCTTAGAGATTGTGGAATAACTACAATTCAAG GAATATGTGACTTGAAGAATCTTTTAGAGTTGAATCTTGGAGCAAATAATTTTGAGG GAATTCTTCCACTACTTCCAAATGCCAAACACGATATGCTTCGTCTTCTAGATATTTCCAGTAACAATTTCACTGGTAAGCTACCGCAGAATATGGGTATTTTCCTTCAGAAATTGGAGTCTTTGGATATGTCAGAAAATACTTTTGAAGGTGATATTCCTCATTCAATGGGCGAGATGCAAGAGCTACATATACTGGATTTGTCTAGAAATAACTTTTCAGGAGAATTACCCCGACCTATAGTCTCTGGTTGCCTCCCTCTAGATATGTTGGACCTATCAAGTAACAATTTCTATGGCAAAATTTTTCCCAATTACTTGAACTTGACTTATTTGGGTTCGTTATATTTGAACAACAATCATTTCAGTGGGAAGATGAAAGATGGTTTGTTGAGCTCCACTTCATTAGAGGGATTAGATATATCTAACAACATGTTATCCGGCAATATTCCTCATTGGATTGGTAACATCTCAACCCTTTGGGTTcttttaatgtcaaaaaacCGTTTGGAAGGTAATTTTCCAGTCCAGCTTAACAATCTTGAAAGTCTTGAGCTTGTAGACATCTCTGAAAATAGTTTACCTGGGTCCATGATAGCTTCCTTGAATCTTTCATCAGTGAAGCACCTTTATCTGCGAAAGAATGCCCTTCGTGGGTTAATTCCAAATGCACTGTTTAGAAGCTCTGCATTAATGACTCTAGATTTAAgggataataaattttttggtaGGATTCCTCATCAGATCAATGAGCTTTCGAATTTGCATGTTCTTCTTTTGAGAGGAAATTATCTGCAAGGACGTATTCCTAATCaattatgccaaataaaaaaattaggtatCATTGATCTTTCGCAGAACAGACTTAATGGGTCAATACCTTCATGCTTGGGTAATGTGTCAATCTGGAGAGAAAGAATTGATGATTTCTCTTATGAATATGAACTACTTGAGGGTTATAAAGTGTATCTGTCTTTAAACCCTACCATTGTTACTTACTACAATTCCACTCTTGATCTGCAACCGCCTGTTGAAAAACATTCCGCAATAGATCGACAACTAGAAGCAGAATTTGCGACAAAAAATAGATATGAATTTTTCATTGGTAGCAATCTTAACTACATGACTGGACTGGATCTGTCAAGCAATGAGTTGAGCGGAGAAATTCCATGGGAACTTGGTCaacttcaaaatattcatGCATTGAATCTGTCCAATAATTTACTATTAGGTTCTATACCTAAGAGTTTCTCCAATCTAAAAATGATAGAGAGCCTGGACCTTTCCCACAATTGA